One genomic region from Sulfurospirillum oryzae encodes:
- a CDS encoding sulfate adenylyltransferase — translation MESTRKNNRQLFLDKEFIATLGLAKEGILYPVDKLMNKAEAKEVEESGYYKGKPFPFPFIIAPAGEKNREVLTTAYKGEPLDFMVDGKIKGTIIVDEVFEVDKKKRIEQIFGTYDISNPETQTFLKRLGDIAVCGEYELQFDDVKNVKNKIADAKAQLGAKNVSAMMMNAKPFHRAHERVIRITLEKCDMLVIFMLKPYKQDILSYDLRLKALQYFVDNYLPKNRVVIVPFENTYLFTSYKNAVLDAICASNLGCNKLVLGQHHSGIGAYYDKNEMKSILDHYEDLDIDIEIITEFVYCNECKTLVSTNTCPHGGHHHIKYHAESLLEILKAGMLPPAIFMRKDISALLLSELFKHRFANIGKIYDAIFPNSGLLETHDERDFYLELMRLHQTTSLT, via the coding sequence ATGGAATCAACAAGAAAAAATAACCGACAACTCTTTTTAGATAAAGAATTCATAGCAACTCTTGGCCTTGCCAAAGAAGGCATTTTATACCCTGTAGATAAACTGATGAATAAAGCAGAAGCCAAAGAGGTTGAGGAGAGTGGATACTACAAAGGAAAACCTTTTCCCTTCCCTTTCATTATTGCACCTGCGGGTGAGAAAAACAGAGAAGTACTCACCACCGCCTACAAAGGTGAGCCGCTTGATTTTATGGTCGATGGCAAGATCAAAGGCACTATTATTGTCGATGAAGTCTTTGAAGTGGATAAGAAAAAACGCATCGAGCAAATTTTTGGAACGTATGACATCTCCAATCCTGAGACGCAAACATTTCTTAAACGCCTTGGTGACATTGCGGTTTGTGGAGAGTATGAACTCCAATTTGATGATGTTAAAAATGTCAAAAATAAAATCGCCGATGCCAAAGCACAACTGGGTGCAAAAAATGTCTCTGCCATGATGATGAACGCAAAACCTTTTCATAGAGCGCATGAGCGCGTTATTCGTATTACGCTTGAGAAGTGCGATATGCTGGTCATTTTTATGCTCAAACCTTACAAACAAGATATCCTCTCTTATGATCTGCGTTTGAAAGCTTTGCAATATTTTGTCGACAACTATTTACCAAAAAATAGAGTGGTCATCGTTCCTTTTGAAAACACCTATCTCTTTACCAGTTATAAAAATGCTGTTTTAGATGCTATTTGTGCTTCAAATCTAGGGTGTAACAAACTTGTACTTGGTCAACACCATAGTGGTATTGGTGCTTACTACGATAAAAATGAGATGAAGTCTATTTTGGACCATTACGAAGATTTGGATATTGACATCGAAATTATCACTGAGTTTGTCTATTGTAACGAATGTAAGACCTTGGTAAGTACAAACACTTGTCCGCATGGAGGACATCATCATATCAAATACCATGCAGAATCTTTACTCGAAATATTAAAAGCAGGTATGCTACCTCCTGCCATTTTTATGCGTAAAGACATCTCAGCTCTTCTTTTGAGTGAGCTCTTTAAACATCGTTTTGCCAATATTGGCAAAATTTACGATGCTATTTTTCCTAATAGCGGACTTTTAGAAACACACGATGAACGCGATTTTTACCTTGAACTGATGCGCTTACATCAAACAACTTCACTCACTTAG
- a CDS encoding response regulator — protein MKILIVENEIYLAQSIASKLMEIGHLCEIATSIKDALKDEKYDAILLSTNISGQNFYPVIEKHRSSIIILMISYISNDTVTNPIKAGACDYIQKPFMIEELIRKLQHLSDFKNLKKENETYKEYVKNLFSSANLEPLDKKTKFPILIKTNFQKHADALVFNYAQSQNETFTFISLTQGNAYEKIARAGSEELLYIIDLQNLKKSEKLKVYNILEGKRAIICSTDPNEESDFTKIEINTDSKILDQGDILCIDDYVKYVIFNFQNKFPDTELSKKLGISRKSLWEKRKKYGINKKK, from the coding sequence ATGAAGATTTTAATCGTTGAAAACGAGATTTACCTCGCACAAAGTATCGCCTCCAAGTTGATGGAAATTGGACATTTATGTGAAATCGCTACCAGTATCAAAGATGCTCTCAAAGATGAAAAATACGATGCCATACTCCTCTCTACCAACATTTCAGGACAAAATTTTTACCCTGTTATCGAAAAACACCGCTCTTCTATCATCATTTTGATGATTTCGTATATCAGTAATGACACCGTCACCAATCCGATTAAAGCAGGAGCGTGTGATTACATCCAAAAGCCTTTTATGATTGAAGAATTGATTCGTAAGCTTCAGCATTTAAGTGACTTTAAAAACCTCAAAAAAGAGAATGAAACGTATAAAGAGTATGTCAAAAATCTTTTTAGCAGCGCTAATTTAGAGCCTCTTGATAAAAAAACAAAATTTCCTATTTTAATCAAAACCAATTTTCAAAAACACGCTGATGCCCTTGTCTTTAACTACGCACAGTCTCAAAATGAAACATTTACGTTTATCTCTTTAACGCAAGGCAATGCGTATGAGAAAATCGCACGTGCGGGAAGTGAGGAATTACTCTACATTATTGACCTTCAAAATCTTAAAAAAAGCGAAAAGCTAAAAGTCTATAACATCTTGGAAGGTAAACGTGCTATTATTTGTAGCACTGATCCTAACGAAGAGAGTGACTTTACAAAAATCGAAATCAACACTGATAGTAAGATATTAGACCAAGGTGATATTTTGTGTATTGATGATTATGTTAAATATGTCATTTTCAATTTCCAAAATAAATTTCCAGACACAGAACTCTCAAAAAAATTAGGAATATCGCGCAAAAGTCTATGGGAAAAAAGGAAGAAATATGGAATCAACAAGAAAAAATAA
- a CDS encoding bifunctional 2-C-methyl-D-erythritol 4-phosphate cytidylyltransferase/2-C-methyl-D-erythritol 2,4-cyclodiphosphate synthase: MPDLALVMLGAGSSTRFNQRVKKQWLRIDDTPLWLFATQNLQQLFPFKQIIVTTTPDEHFYAGKFSDTITFVEGGATRQESLANALLHVKTPYVLVSDIARPCIDQEMLVRILSEMENNDIVVPYLSVVDTVVYEGTTINRDQVKLIQTPQLSRTDILKKALNTSTLYTDDSSAIKAMGGKVAYVLGNPEAKKLTCKEDINDIPCLKAPSSSHFTGQGFDVHAYEEGKVMMLGGVQVHDTIGFKAHSDGDVAIHALIDALLGAAGAGDIGELFPDNDQRYKNIDSKLLLREVCSFLAKVGFEITHCDLTIMAEFPRLSAFKDKIRFCLADIMAISPIHLNVKATTTEKLGFVGRQEGVAVSATTTLKYYDWKNV; the protein is encoded by the coding sequence TTGCCCGATTTAGCGCTTGTAATGTTAGGGGCTGGTAGTTCAACGCGCTTTAACCAACGTGTCAAAAAGCAGTGGCTTCGCATTGATGATACTCCGTTATGGCTTTTTGCAACTCAAAATCTCCAACAGCTTTTTCCGTTTAAGCAAATTATTGTGACAACAACACCTGATGAACATTTTTATGCTGGAAAGTTTAGCGATACAATCACTTTTGTAGAGGGTGGTGCTACCAGACAAGAATCTCTTGCCAATGCCCTTTTACATGTAAAGACACCGTATGTACTGGTAAGTGACATAGCGCGTCCGTGTATCGACCAAGAGATGCTTGTGAGAATCTTATCTGAGATGGAAAACAATGATATTGTTGTTCCTTATCTGAGCGTTGTCGATACAGTCGTTTATGAAGGCACGACGATTAATCGCGATCAAGTCAAACTCATTCAAACACCTCAACTCTCGCGTACCGATATATTGAAAAAGGCACTGAACACATCAACACTTTACACCGATGATAGCAGTGCTATCAAAGCGATGGGAGGCAAAGTTGCTTATGTGCTTGGCAACCCTGAAGCCAAAAAGCTTACATGTAAAGAAGATATAAACGACATTCCCTGTCTCAAAGCCCCCTCTTCTTCTCATTTTACAGGACAAGGTTTTGATGTCCACGCTTATGAGGAAGGTAAAGTGATGATGCTTGGAGGTGTTCAAGTTCACGATACCATAGGCTTTAAAGCGCACTCTGATGGTGATGTAGCCATTCACGCTCTCATCGATGCTCTTTTGGGAGCTGCTGGAGCGGGCGATATTGGAGAGCTTTTCCCCGATAATGACCAACGTTATAAAAATATTGATTCAAAATTACTTCTAAGGGAGGTGTGTTCCTTTTTGGCAAAAGTGGGATTTGAGATCACACATTGCGATCTTACCATCATGGCAGAATTTCCGCGCTTGAGTGCGTTTAAAGACAAAATACGATTCTGTCTTGCTGACATTATGGCAATCTCTCCCATCCATCTGAACGTAAAAGCAACCACAACAGAAAAATTAGGCTTTGTCGGACGACAAGAAGGTGTTGCCGTTAGTGCAACGACTACATTAAAATATTATGATTGGAAGAATGTATGA
- a CDS encoding Mrp/NBP35 family ATP-binding protein, with protein sequence MLNKDAVLSALGGVKYPGFEKDIVTFGFVKNIDISDNNVYIEVEIVSSSKEVADELKGSIEKAIKAIGAARVDIVVKQPKAPVEKSNSQSGKNMAPHIKNFVMVSSGKGGVGKTTTTVNLAISLASQGKKVGLLDADIYGPNVPRMMGVVDTHPEIVGQKVKPILAYGVEMMSMGSLMENGQSLIWRGAMVMKAIEQLLRDILWSDLDVLFIDMPPGTGDAQLTLAQSVPVTAGICVTTPQQVALDDTERSLDMFQKLHIPIAGIMENMSGFICPETNKEYDIFGKGTTKPLAEKFETIVIGEIPIEPAVREGGDAGKPVSFFHPESETAKRYQASARKLWECIEKVNEEGGANNEAIQPTMGVNGAPSACSSMKK encoded by the coding sequence ATGTTAAATAAAGATGCAGTTTTAAGCGCGTTAGGTGGCGTTAAATACCCAGGTTTTGAGAAAGATATTGTGACATTTGGTTTTGTTAAAAATATCGATATTTCAGATAATAATGTTTATATAGAAGTTGAGATTGTCTCCTCAAGCAAAGAGGTTGCTGACGAATTAAAAGGTTCTATTGAAAAAGCTATCAAAGCAATTGGTGCAGCACGTGTTGACATCGTTGTAAAGCAACCTAAGGCTCCGGTTGAGAAAAGCAACTCACAATCAGGCAAAAACATGGCTCCGCACATCAAAAACTTTGTGATGGTAAGCTCAGGAAAAGGCGGTGTTGGTAAAACAACAACAACGGTTAACTTGGCGATTTCCCTTGCAAGTCAAGGTAAAAAAGTGGGGCTTTTAGATGCTGATATCTATGGACCAAACGTGCCTCGTATGATGGGTGTGGTTGATACGCATCCTGAAATTGTTGGACAAAAAGTAAAACCAATCCTTGCTTATGGCGTTGAGATGATGAGTATGGGCTCTTTGATGGAAAACGGTCAGTCACTCATCTGGCGTGGTGCGATGGTTATGAAAGCAATCGAGCAACTTCTTCGCGATATTTTGTGGAGTGACTTGGATGTTCTTTTCATCGACATGCCTCCAGGAACGGGTGACGCACAGTTGACACTCGCTCAAAGTGTTCCTGTGACTGCGGGTATTTGTGTCACAACGCCTCAACAAGTAGCGCTTGATGATACCGAGCGAAGCCTTGATATGTTCCAAAAACTTCACATCCCCATCGCTGGAATTATGGAAAATATGAGCGGTTTTATCTGCCCTGAGACTAATAAAGAGTATGATATTTTTGGAAAAGGAACCACCAAGCCTTTAGCTGAAAAGTTCGAAACAATTGTTATCGGCGAGATTCCTATAGAGCCTGCAGTTCGTGAAGGTGGTGACGCTGGAAAACCAGTGAGCTTCTTCCATCCTGAGAGTGAAACAGCAAAACGCTACCAAGCATCTGCTCGTAAACTTTGGGAGTGTATTGAAAAAGTAAATGAAGAGGGTGGCGCAAACAACGAGGCAATACAGCCTACAATGGGTGTTAATGGTGCACCAAGTGCTTGTTCAAGTATGAAAAAGTAA
- a CDS encoding tetrahydrodipicolinate N-succinyltransferase N-terminal domain-containing protein produces the protein MALRVTIDEADFKTLVKEIEAQEGYRKPIGFGIARVDRGQLSPEKILQATFPVVNWNENFGSAAIMIAALQASDVEVDFSSSEFVYDVKKKFVKNAMNAFTPYLNQAIGEAHKNVQVIKTLDWIAQTEKLKKDYRIVFLFEDDAPLSPEAVYLKLYALSSGKAPIRSLNLSGAFGVLENVAWSMGQPIELAWLRMHEVEMKLLGEYPIIESVDKFPRFLSHIIPADNTRILDASKVRMGAQLHAGTTIMPGASYVNFNAGTTGAVMVEGRISSSVVVGKGSDVGGGASILGVLSGTNGNPVSIGENTLLGANSVTGIPLGDACIVDAGIAILEGTKIGVHAGELTKIIEANPKAKLKKPGKEELLFFKGLELSGLDGVHFRQNSVNGMIMATRSKREIKLNSELH, from the coding sequence ATGGCATTACGCGTAACAATTGATGAAGCAGATTTTAAAACATTAGTCAAAGAGATTGAAGCACAAGAGGGATACCGTAAACCGATTGGTTTTGGTATCGCTAGAGTTGATCGTGGACAATTAAGCCCTGAAAAAATTTTACAAGCAACTTTCCCTGTTGTTAACTGGAATGAAAACTTTGGAAGTGCGGCTATTATGATAGCCGCACTTCAAGCCAGTGACGTTGAGGTGGATTTTTCAAGCAGCGAATTTGTCTATGATGTGAAAAAGAAGTTTGTTAAAAATGCGATGAATGCATTTACCCCGTATCTAAACCAAGCGATTGGCGAAGCCCATAAAAATGTTCAAGTGATTAAAACACTTGATTGGATCGCACAAACGGAGAAACTCAAAAAAGATTATCGAATTGTTTTCTTATTTGAAGATGATGCGCCTCTTAGCCCCGAAGCAGTTTATTTGAAACTTTATGCGCTCTCAAGTGGAAAAGCTCCGATTCGATCCTTAAACCTCTCTGGTGCGTTTGGCGTGTTGGAAAATGTTGCGTGGTCAATGGGACAGCCTATAGAGCTTGCATGGCTGAGAATGCACGAAGTTGAAATGAAACTTTTGGGTGAGTATCCGATTATTGAATCCGTCGATAAATTCCCACGTTTCTTATCGCATATTATTCCAGCCGACAATACGCGTATCTTAGACGCAAGTAAAGTACGTATGGGTGCGCAACTTCACGCGGGTACAACCATTATGCCGGGTGCGAGTTATGTGAACTTCAATGCAGGTACAACAGGTGCGGTGATGGTCGAAGGTCGTATTAGCTCTTCCGTTGTGGTAGGCAAAGGAAGCGATGTAGGTGGGGGTGCTAGTATTTTAGGTGTGCTTAGTGGAACCAATGGCAACCCTGTCAGCATTGGTGAAAACACACTGCTTGGCGCAAATTCGGTTACGGGTATTCCTTTGGGGGATGCGTGTATCGTAGATGCAGGTATTGCGATTTTAGAGGGTACAAAAATCGGGGTGCATGCAGGAGAACTTACTAAAATTATTGAAGCAAATCCAAAAGCAAAACTCAAAAAGCCAGGTAAAGAAGAATTACTTTTCTTTAAAGGTTTAGAGCTCTCAGGACTGGATGGTGTTCATTTCCGCCAAAATAGCGTTAATGGTATGATTATGGCAACACGCAGTAAACGCGAAATCAAGCTTAACAGCGAACTACATTAA
- a CDS encoding GGDEF domain-containing protein, protein MQRLKDSLSTFHALCLGMIFSTLFVIKFGLIPTYAYYFIWQSTFVFLIIAIVLSIYFNKSKLFVLLLFPLFFTLCLAFPNTLFTKLSVQAFWHIAPLITALGYLLIYALQERGLFSSFGTLRTSIGLIILGIGYAGLKYFSPALLQALDTPILHVSLQGLSKASDFILIIAIISLLFVFLISLLFEIQSQKAPFWMLFAQMVPLLFLQESNHFVLFCLVASWIAIAALVHDAYRMAYIDTLTNVPSRRALEERFLRLGSHYIIAMVDIDFFKKFNDKFGHDIGDDVLKLVAKELTHVKNGGKVYRYGGEEFTILFNGKKKEECIMALEEVREHIFRRGFAIRDKNRPEKAPKELQSSTTVKKERLSVSIGVALSAKGKTPQEIIKIADDALYKAKESGRNCLICL, encoded by the coding sequence ATGCAACGACTCAAAGACTCTCTCTCTACTTTTCATGCACTCTGTTTAGGGATGATCTTTTCAACTCTTTTCGTTATAAAATTTGGACTTATCCCCACTTATGCTTACTACTTCATCTGGCAAAGCACTTTTGTTTTTCTTATTATTGCCATAGTTCTAAGCATTTATTTTAACAAAAGCAAACTCTTTGTTTTGCTTCTCTTCCCACTTTTTTTTACACTCTGTTTAGCCTTCCCCAACACTCTGTTTACAAAACTAAGCGTCCAAGCCTTTTGGCATATCGCTCCTTTAATCACGGCCCTTGGTTATCTTTTGATTTATGCGTTGCAAGAAAGGGGGCTTTTTAGTTCTTTTGGAACACTTCGTACGAGTATTGGGTTGATAATTCTTGGTATTGGCTACGCTGGTTTAAAATACTTTTCACCCGCACTTTTGCAAGCACTTGATACGCCTATTTTACATGTAAGCCTTCAAGGGCTTTCAAAGGCAAGCGATTTTATTTTGATTATTGCGATTATTTCATTACTTTTTGTCTTTTTAATCTCCCTTCTCTTTGAAATCCAAAGTCAAAAAGCTCCCTTTTGGATGCTTTTTGCGCAGATGGTTCCACTCCTATTTTTACAAGAGAGTAACCATTTTGTTCTCTTCTGCCTTGTCGCCTCATGGATCGCCATAGCAGCACTCGTTCACGATGCGTATCGGATGGCTTACATTGACACGCTAACCAATGTCCCCTCACGAAGAGCTCTAGAGGAGCGTTTTTTACGCTTAGGCTCACACTACATTATAGCCATGGTCGATATTGACTTTTTTAAAAAATTTAACGATAAGTTTGGGCATGATATAGGAGATGATGTTTTAAAACTGGTCGCTAAAGAGCTGACTCATGTGAAAAACGGTGGTAAAGTATATCGCTACGGTGGTGAAGAATTTACGATTCTTTTCAACGGAAAGAAAAAAGAAGAGTGTATTATGGCTCTTGAAGAAGTAAGAGAACATATTTTTAGAAGAGGTTTTGCCATTCGCGATAAAAATCGTCCTGAAAAAGCACCCAAAGAGCTTCAGTCATCAACCACGGTAAAGAAAGAGCGTCTTTCCGTTAGTATCGGTGTAGCCCTATCTGCTAAAGGAAAAACACCTCAGGAGATTATCAAAATCGCAGATGATGCTCTATATAAAGCCAAAGAGAGTGGACGTAACTGCCTTATTTGCTTATAA
- a CDS encoding HesA/MoeB/ThiF family protein — translation MELLDFLKSHLGEGFLPLTTTFEAMKTFTCNFREVEEMALKHDILPLRYKRNQKTISTGEQYRLFHSTVLIIGCGGLGGFVSEMLTRIGVGNLILCDGDVFEEHNMNRQNFSSPKTLGCFKAEVLKEKLEEINPALHVRSITTFFDPKTDENLIKEADVVVDALDNPDLKCLLARLCYDKQKPFVHGAIAGYSSQFSTSALLEPLYSQKGDGVEKKVGNPSFTVCFAASIQSTEVVKLLLGKPHLQAPLMGDLWDYELILL, via the coding sequence ATGGAACTTTTAGATTTTTTAAAAAGTCATCTGGGCGAAGGTTTCTTACCACTTACAACGACGTTTGAAGCAATGAAAACCTTTACATGTAACTTTAGAGAAGTTGAAGAGATGGCTTTGAAACATGATATTTTACCGCTTCGATACAAACGCAATCAAAAGACCATTTCCACGGGGGAACAATACCGACTTTTTCATTCTACCGTGCTTATCATCGGATGTGGAGGCTTAGGTGGTTTTGTTTCTGAAATGCTAACGCGCATCGGTGTGGGGAATCTTATTTTGTGTGATGGTGATGTTTTCGAAGAACATAATATGAATCGTCAAAATTTTTCATCGCCTAAAACACTAGGATGCTTTAAAGCAGAAGTACTGAAAGAGAAACTTGAAGAAATCAATCCTGCTTTACATGTAAGAAGTATTACAACTTTTTTTGACCCAAAAACAGATGAAAATCTTATCAAAGAAGCCGATGTTGTCGTTGATGCGCTTGACAATCCTGATCTAAAATGCCTTCTTGCGAGACTCTGCTATGATAAGCAAAAACCTTTTGTCCATGGCGCTATTGCTGGGTACAGTAGTCAGTTTTCAACTTCTGCTTTGCTTGAGCCTCTCTACTCACAAAAAGGTGATGGTGTCGAAAAAAAAGTAGGAAACCCTTCTTTTACAGTGTGCTTTGCTGCCTCAATTCAAAGTACTGAAGTGGTAAAATTACTTTTAGGCAAACCTCATCTTCAAGCACCGCTTATGGGAGATTTATGGGATTATGAGTTAATTTTGCTATAA
- a CDS encoding MoaD/ThiS family protein, whose translation MHIILNAFSFLREKLKVQGIAHIEAPYEVVQGMRVKELIDSLGFQNNEVEAVFVNHTVVPKETILQEGDRVALLPPGTPGSYRLLSGLKEH comes from the coding sequence ATGCATATTATACTCAATGCTTTTTCATTTTTGCGCGAGAAACTGAAAGTTCAAGGTATCGCGCATATTGAAGCGCCATACGAAGTGGTTCAAGGTATGCGTGTTAAAGAACTTATAGATAGCTTGGGGTTTCAAAACAATGAAGTAGAAGCAGTGTTTGTCAATCATACTGTCGTTCCCAAAGAGACGATTTTACAAGAGGGCGATAGAGTTGCTCTTCTCCCTCCAGGTACGCCTGGTTCTTACAGGTTACTCTCAGGGCTCAAAGAGCATTAA
- a CDS encoding MoaD/ThiS family protein: protein MMTVTVKLFAQYRDGRFKDEKIEYAKGTTAQMVVDALELEGVSPLGVLMVNGRHVDPSYHLKEGDEIALFPKIGGG from the coding sequence ATGATGACGGTCACTGTTAAGCTTTTTGCCCAATATCGAGATGGTCGATTTAAGGATGAAAAAATAGAGTATGCTAAAGGAACAACCGCACAAATGGTTGTAGATGCGCTAGAGCTTGAGGGTGTATCGCCACTGGGTGTTTTAATGGTCAATGGACGACATGTTGATCCATCTTATCATTTAAAAGAGGGCGACGAAATCGCCCTCTTCCCAAAAATTGGTGGTGGTTGA